A genome region from Phoenix dactylifera cultivar Barhee BC4 unplaced genomic scaffold, palm_55x_up_171113_PBpolish2nd_filt_p 000870F, whole genome shotgun sequence includes the following:
- the LOC103697596 gene encoding uncharacterized protein LOC103697596 isoform X2 has product MAASLLPFRSYCSPPAVASSTSGKELSSCQAINFVSAYFPKYGRKQRFCKTVRKVSAVAVPSTEELKEYSLPTWSEFELGMAPVFWKTMNGLPPTSGETITLFYNPAANNLFPNDEYGIAFNGGFNQPIMCGGEPRVMTRKNRGKADPPIFTIKIRVPKHAVSLSFSFTNGVDWDGPYRLQFQLLKMWRNKPISFFNEGLAEELSVEGACDRAVFPDSNNVIASCAIGNLYSEGGNRCKLNLVPGCTDPSSPLFDPLANVDDGSCPLDSDSEQE; this is encoded by the exons ATGGCGGCGTCGCTGCTGCCTTTCCGTTCCTACTGCTCGCCTCCCGCCGTCGCTTCCTCCACCTCCGGCAAGG AGTTGTCGTCCTGTCAAGCTATTAATTTTGTCAGTGCTTACTTTCCAAAATATGGCCGAAAGCAAAGGTTTTGTAAGACGGTCCGCAAAGTTAGTGCTGTTGCAGTGCCTTCCACAGAGGAACTCAAAGA GTATTCTCTACCTACTTGGTCTGAATTTGAACTAGGGATGGCTCCTGTGTTCTGGAAAACCATGAACGGCCTTCCTCCTACTTCT GGAGAGACTATAACACTCTTCTACAATCCTGCTGCAAATAATTTGTTTCCAAATGATGAATATGGGATTGCATTTAATG GTGGATTTAATCAGCCTATCATGTGTGGTGGTGAGCCAAGAGTAATGACAAGGAAAAATCGTGGGAAAGCCGACCCTCCGATATTTACCATTAAGATACGTGTTCCTAAACATG CTGTTAGCCTGAGTTTTTCGTTCACAAATGGAGTTGACTGGGATGGTCCATACAGACTGCAGTTTCAACTTTTAAAGATGTGGCGAAACAAACCAATAAGCTTTTTCAATGAG GGTCTGGCAGAAGAATTGAGTGTAGAAGGTGCCTGTGACAGAGCAGTTTTTCCAGATTCAAACAATGTGATTGCAAGTTGTGCAATTGGCAACTTGTACTCTGAAGGA GGAAACCGCTGCAAGTTGAACCTTGTCCCAGGCTGCACGGATCCAAGCTCGCCATTGTTTGATCCTTTAGCAAATGTGGATGATGGGTCTTGCCCATTGGACTCTGATTCAGAACAAGAATAA
- the LOC103697596 gene encoding uncharacterized protein LOC103697596 isoform X1 translates to MAASLLPFRSYCSPPAVASSTSGKELSSCQAINFVSAYFPKYGRKQRFCKTVRKVSAVAVPSTEELKEYSLPTWSEFELGMAPVFWKTMNGLPPTSGETITLFYNPAANNLFPNDEYGIAFNGGFNQPIMCGGEPRVMTRKNRGKADPPIFTIKIRVPKHVSNCAAVSLSFSFTNGVDWDGPYRLQFQLLKMWRNKPISFFNEGLAEELSVEGACDRAVFPDSNNVIASCAIGNLYSEGGNRCKLNLVPGCTDPSSPLFDPLANVDDGSCPLDSDSEQE, encoded by the exons ATGGCGGCGTCGCTGCTGCCTTTCCGTTCCTACTGCTCGCCTCCCGCCGTCGCTTCCTCCACCTCCGGCAAGG AGTTGTCGTCCTGTCAAGCTATTAATTTTGTCAGTGCTTACTTTCCAAAATATGGCCGAAAGCAAAGGTTTTGTAAGACGGTCCGCAAAGTTAGTGCTGTTGCAGTGCCTTCCACAGAGGAACTCAAAGA GTATTCTCTACCTACTTGGTCTGAATTTGAACTAGGGATGGCTCCTGTGTTCTGGAAAACCATGAACGGCCTTCCTCCTACTTCT GGAGAGACTATAACACTCTTCTACAATCCTGCTGCAAATAATTTGTTTCCAAATGATGAATATGGGATTGCATTTAATG GTGGATTTAATCAGCCTATCATGTGTGGTGGTGAGCCAAGAGTAATGACAAGGAAAAATCGTGGGAAAGCCGACCCTCCGATATTTACCATTAAGATACGTGTTCCTAAACATG TTTCAAATTGTGCAGCTGTTAGCCTGAGTTTTTCGTTCACAAATGGAGTTGACTGGGATGGTCCATACAGACTGCAGTTTCAACTTTTAAAGATGTGGCGAAACAAACCAATAAGCTTTTTCAATGAG GGTCTGGCAGAAGAATTGAGTGTAGAAGGTGCCTGTGACAGAGCAGTTTTTCCAGATTCAAACAATGTGATTGCAAGTTGTGCAATTGGCAACTTGTACTCTGAAGGA GGAAACCGCTGCAAGTTGAACCTTGTCCCAGGCTGCACGGATCCAAGCTCGCCATTGTTTGATCCTTTAGCAAATGTGGATGATGGGTCTTGCCCATTGGACTCTGATTCAGAACAAGAATAA